A segment of the Marinomonas posidonica IVIA-Po-181 genome:
CTGATTATGACGGCTTGCGCACAAACGGGTACGAAACCCGTGACACTAGAGCTGGGTGGTAAGAGTCCACAATTGGTATTCGACGATATTAAAAGTATTGATAAAGTCGCACGCCGAATTGCGGCTGCGATTACCACGAATGCTGGCCAGGTATGCGTGGCTGGGTCACGCCTTTTGGTGCAAAAGGGCATTGCCGATCAGCTGGTGTCACGTATCTCCGATATTTTTACTGAGATGGTATCAGGCCCTACTTGGCAAAGTGATGTCACCATGTCTCCGATTATTTCGTCACGAGAATTGGATCGCATTGATGGTGTTGTACAGCGTACTGTTCAACAAGGTGGTGAGCTCTTTGCTGGAGGTGGGCGTTTAGATGAAGAGAATAGAACGTTTTATAAACCGACCATTTTAACCAATGTAAATATGAGCATGGAAGCCGTACATGATGAGATCTTTGGCCCGGTTTTATGTGTGGAAACCTTTGATAGCGATGATGATGCATTGCAATTGGCATCTCACCCATCCTATGGGTTATCGGCAGGTCTGCATACGGCCGATTTAAATCGTGCAATGCGCATGGTGAAGGCGTTAGAGGCTGGTACCGTCTGGGTAAACCGCTATGGCCGTAGCTGGGATTTTGCGATTCCAACAGGCGGTTTTAAAAGCTCTGGCATTGGTAAAGACCTTGGTCGCTTTGCTTATGAAGCCAATCAAAAAACCAAAAGTGTACTGATCGATTTTTCGGCTGATGAGGCCTAATGATTTATGGCGCCTAAAAGTTTGCCTATTAACGACATTCTGTTTTTATGCAGTAGATTGTGCTGAGGCAAAGGGGCAATACCGCTGAAAATGCGTTACAGGAAAACGAAATCGGGCAAAACAGGTTTTGTTTTAATGATGTAATAAATTCATCAAGTATTTTTAGTTCAAAGAATGTTAAGGCGTTTCAACGAACTCTTTTTGAGTGAATTAAAAATACCGGTTACTGAATCGCTAAATGGAGAGAAAACATGTCTACCCTGAATCCAAAGTACATTACGTTCGATTGCTATGGCACTTTAATTTATTTCCAAATGGGACCTACCGCGCGCCGTGTCTTTGAAGATCGAATCGCTGAGGAAGACATGGACCAGTTCGTAAAAGACTTTGCCGCGTATCGTTTGGATGAAGTACTAGGTGATTGGAAGCCTTATGATCAAGTGGTCTGCAATGCGGTTAAGCGTACTTGCCAGCGCTGGGGGATTGAATACCGTCATGATGAAGGCATGATTTTCTATAATGCTGTTCCTACTTGGGGCCCGCATTCTGATGTGCCTGATGCCTTGGCACGTTTAGCGACAAAATTTAAGTTAGTAGGTTTGACTAATGCCATGGATGAACAAATCCCTCATAACATTGAGAAATTAGGCGCGCCTTTTCATGCTGTTTATACCGCTGAACAAGTTCAGGCTTATAAGCCTAATTTAAAAGGGTTTGAATACATGCTGGACAAACTGGGCTGTGGTCCAGAAGAGGTTTTACACGTTTCTTCTAGTTTACGTTATGACTTGATGTCGGCTCATGATATGGGCATTAAAAATAAAGTCTTTGTTAACCGCGGTCATGAGCCTTCCACCCCTTTTTACGAATATCATGAAGTTAAGGATTTAGCGGGTTTGGCGGATCTGCTGGGCGTTTAGTCTGTCTTTCATAGTCGGAGTCATCATGAAGTTAGAATCCTATTGGCTAGACACAGTTTCCACTTTCACTAAGGGTGAGCAAGGCGCTGCATCTGGACAGTACGATGTGGCGATTGTGGGGGGTGGCTTTACTGGACTTTCGGCGGCCATTGAGCTTGCTAAGCAAGGTCTTTCGGTTGTTTTGTTTGAGGCTGATCGTATTGTTGGGGAAGCATCGGGTCGTAATGGCGGTCAATGTAATGCGGGACTGGCTCATGATTATGCTGCCTTAGCACAGCGTATAGGAACAGAACAAGCCCGTGCGTTTTACCATTCTTATATGGCGGCGGTCGATACGGTGGCTGACTTTGTAAAAGAAGAAGCCATTGATTGTGACTTTACTCGCCATGGTCGCCTTAAATTAGCGGCTAAGCCTACGCACTTCGACAAGTTAGCTCGTGCTCATGACATATTGGTGAACGACGTTGACCCTAATGTGATTATGATGTCCGCCGATCAAGTGCGTGCCGAACTGGGGACAGATCAATTTTATGGCGGCATGTTGCAAACCACCAGTGCTCAGATGCACATGGGTAAGTTTGGCTTAGGCTTAGCCGATGCCGCCGTGAAATATGGCGCGAAGCTTTATGAGACGGCGGCTGTAGACGGAATTGATCGCCTATCCACTGAGCGTTATCAAGTAACGTCTAGTCGTGGCACAGTGACGGCGGATAAAGTATTTCTGGCGACGGGTAGTTCGGCAAATGGGCCTTTTCGCTACTTTCGTCGACGCCTAGTGTCAGTCGGTAGTTTTATCGTGGTTACCGAACCATTGGCCCCAGAATTATTGTCACGTCTTTTGGTCAAACAACGCAGTTATGTCACCTCTAAACACATTGGTAATTACTTTCGGCTAACGCCTGATAATCGTTTGCTCTTTGGCGGCCGTGCCCGTTTTGCCATGTCGAACCCTCGCTCTGATGAGAAAAGTGGCCATATTCTTCGGGCTGCAATGGCCGAAGTATTTCCAGAACTTGGTCAGGTTCGTATTGATTATTGTTGGGGCGGTCTCGTGGATATGACTGCGGATCGCCTACCAAGAGCAGGCCAGCACAACGGCATGTATTACTCACTTGGTTACAGTGGGCATGGGGTTCAAATGTCAACGCACATGGGGAAGGTGATGGCTCAGGTGATGTTGGGAAATGAAATGGCGAACCCGTGGCGAGCGCTAGATTGGCCGTCCGTACCTGGTCATTTCGGAAAGCCTTGGTTTCTGCCTTTTGTCGGAGCTTATTACCGCTTTCAGGACTTAATTCACTAGAAACAACATAAAACAAGGTTTCCGCCTCTTAGGGGCAATAAATAAAAAATTATTATAAATAAGATAAGAATTTATAAAAAAAGCGACACACAAAAGACATAACAACTCACAAAAGGAACCATAAAATGAAAGATGAAAAAACGCGTTCGTTGGTGGATCAAAAGAGTTCAAATGTAGTAACACAGGGTGTTTCACGACGTCAGGTGTTACGTGGAATGGTGACAAGCGGATTGGTTGCCGCAGGGTCTGGTGTTTTAGTGCCAGGTTCGTCTATGGCGTTTGCTGATACCATGAAAGGCACCCGTGGTGGCAAGATTAAAGTCGCCAGTCAATCTGGTTCTACGGCGGATACGTTAGATCCAGCGAAAGGCTCAGGTTCAACCGATTATACTCGTCAATACATGTTCTATAACGGCTTAACCATGCTCGATGAAAGTCTTGCTCCGAAAATGATCTTGGCGGAATCCTTTGATACTCAAGACGCTCAGAATTGGGTCATCAAATTGCGCAAAGGCATCACTTTTCATGATGGAAATCCTTTTACTTCTGCCGATGTGGTATACAGTTTAAATCGTCATAAAGACCCTAAAACAAGCTCTAAAGTCGCCAGTGTAGCGGCGCAGATGGTGGATGTTAAAGCTAAGGGGACGCATGAGGTTCATATTAGTCTGGCCACTAAAAATGCGGATTTACCTG
Coding sequences within it:
- a CDS encoding aldehyde dehydrogenase family protein encodes the protein MTSFSPVDVQIPNSHFIGGKAFNRGEEMDVWRPSDGQAYASISVADLDLVDHAVENAWQAFQQSNWATQSPRDRAKVMKRWADLIEADVNVLAPLEAMGSTRPILAATQWDIPFCAEGIRFFAEFADKCGGEVIPTANGSLGMTITEPYGVVGAIAPWNFPLVMASWKIAPAMAAGNAVVLKPSEMTPFSVVRLAELAIEAGIPPGIFNVVQGDGRVGDAICRHPRISKVTFTGSTKTGALIMTACAQTGTKPVTLELGGKSPQLVFDDIKSIDKVARRIAAAITTNAGQVCVAGSRLLVQKGIADQLVSRISDIFTEMVSGPTWQSDVTMSPIISSRELDRIDGVVQRTVQQGGELFAGGGRLDEENRTFYKPTILTNVNMSMEAVHDEIFGPVLCVETFDSDDDALQLASHPSYGLSAGLHTADLNRAMRMVKALEAGTVWVNRYGRSWDFAIPTGGFKSSGIGKDLGRFAYEANQKTKSVLIDFSADEA
- a CDS encoding haloacid dehalogenase type II codes for the protein MSTLNPKYITFDCYGTLIYFQMGPTARRVFEDRIAEEDMDQFVKDFAAYRLDEVLGDWKPYDQVVCNAVKRTCQRWGIEYRHDEGMIFYNAVPTWGPHSDVPDALARLATKFKLVGLTNAMDEQIPHNIEKLGAPFHAVYTAEQVQAYKPNLKGFEYMLDKLGCGPEEVLHVSSSLRYDLMSAHDMGIKNKVFVNRGHEPSTPFYEYHEVKDLAGLADLLGV
- a CDS encoding NAD(P)/FAD-dependent oxidoreductase, which produces MKLESYWLDTVSTFTKGEQGAASGQYDVAIVGGGFTGLSAAIELAKQGLSVVLFEADRIVGEASGRNGGQCNAGLAHDYAALAQRIGTEQARAFYHSYMAAVDTVADFVKEEAIDCDFTRHGRLKLAAKPTHFDKLARAHDILVNDVDPNVIMMSADQVRAELGTDQFYGGMLQTTSAQMHMGKFGLGLADAAVKYGAKLYETAAVDGIDRLSTERYQVTSSRGTVTADKVFLATGSSANGPFRYFRRRLVSVGSFIVVTEPLAPELLSRLLVKQRSYVTSKHIGNYFRLTPDNRLLFGGRARFAMSNPRSDEKSGHILRAAMAEVFPELGQVRIDYCWGGLVDMTADRLPRAGQHNGMYYSLGYSGHGVQMSTHMGKVMAQVMLGNEMANPWRALDWPSVPGHFGKPWFLPFVGAYYRFQDLIH